Proteins from one Plasmodium relictum strain SGS1 genome assembly, chromosome: 10 genomic window:
- a CDS encoding ATP-dependent helicase, putative produces the protein MISLFCNLLNHVGNKLKIHITLSLLLLYLNVCIYKTNKIVTFKSINNNLFIYRNNVSFLKKKFLLKKINKKQNNCSIFLNHQVNNKINNHGKVDKTQDEIKNNSVNGIDDINDYDIVDSEEKTVSGKEKKKMESTNAKKEFAYFDEINKNIVNYLENKGIKYMTKIQSESFNPIYNGKDIIGRSETGSGKTLAFALPLVEKLHKIKNEKKKMNEVDDTYEMDNKNPVVLVLEPTRELSKQVENTFKEISQFYNFNVISIYGGENYIYQEKRLKKGIDILTGTPGRIIDHIEKKNLSLQNIKFLVLDEADEMLNLGFTHDIERILSHINLKQAQVLLFSATTPSWIKDISSKYLKDPFCIDVVDSSNKTSKNINHIAIKTPYDIKEKALLLEDIILVKSNGGQVIIFTRTKLEADILCSEGSFKSLTFSVLHGNIAQSTREYTMQRFRQGMFQILIATDIAARGLDISNVDLVIQCFPPNYSSIYIHRAGRTGRANKKGTSLVLFSDEDRHDLIKIEKSCGIKFNIETLPNNEDVFSCASNLASKRIDSVNKNVLPFFHKTAQDLIDKYSSMKIDQIELISRCLSVITKKDHIKRRSLISGLYEIVTLCFINKSRKWRNEDDIIYWINKISSELNVNTYNKVLQVKIDNKDKTSSYFDLNENLAQLFLQNFNNMSKSEHREMLDLFIAQKIPEHIDLSYDQPFRRYQNNRKNYSYRKRRSYY, from the coding sequence atgatatctttattttgtaatttattGAATCATGTTggtaataaattaaaaattcatattaCATTATCATTGCTGTTGTTGTACTTAAATGTTTGTATTTATAAGACAAATAAAATAGTAACTTTCAAgtctattaataataatctCTTTATATATCGAAATAATGTAagttttttaaagaaaaaatttcttttaaaaaaaataaataaaaaacaaaataattgttccatttttttgaatcatcaagtgaataataaaataaataatcatGGAAAAGTAGATAAAACACAAGacgaaattaaaaataattcagtAAATGGTATAGACGATATAAATGATTATGATATAGTAGATAGTGAAGAAAAAACAGTAAGTgggaaagaaaaaaaaaaaatggaaagtACAAATGCAAAAAAAGAGTTTGCTTACTttgatgaaataaataaaaatattgtaaattatttagaaaacaaaggaataaaatatatgacaAAAATTCAATCTGAAAGTTTTAATCCAATATATAATGGTAAAGATATTATAGGAAGATCAGAAACTGGCTCAGGAAAAACATTAGCTTTTGCTTTGCCATTAGTAGAAAAATtgcataaaataaaaaatgaaaaaaagaaaatgaatgaAGTAGATGATACATATGAAATGGATAATAAAAACCCCGTTGTATTAGTATTAGAACCTACTAGAGAATTATCTAAACAAGTAGAAAATacttttaaagaaataagtcaattttataattttaatgtaaTATCTATATATGGTGGTGAAAATTATATCTATCAagaaaaaagattaaaaaaaggaattgaTATTCTAACCGGAACACCTGGTCGTATAATTGAtcatatagaaaaaaaaaatttatctttaCAAAACATAAAATTTCTTGTCTTAGATGAAGCAGATGAAATGTTGAATTTAGGTTTTACTCATGACATTGAAAGAATATTAAgtcatataaatttaaaacagGCTCaggtattattattttcggCAACTACTCCATCATGGATAAAAGATATTTCTTCAAAATACTTGAAAGATCCGTTTTGCATTGATGTAGTTGATTCATCTAATAAAacatcaaaaaatataaatcataTAGCAATTAAAACACCATATGATATAAAGGAAAAAGCTTTACTATTAGAAGATATTATTTTAGTTAAATCGAATGGTGGACAAGTTATTATCTTTACAAGAACTAAATTAGAAGCAGATATTCTGTGTTCAGAAGGATCTTTTAAATCATTAACTTTTTCAGTTCTTCATGGAAATATTGCTCAATCCACTAGGGAGTATACAATGCAAAGGTTTAGACAAGGAATGTTTCAAATTTTAATTGCAACTGATATAGCTGCAAGAGGACTAGATATAAGTAATGTTGatttagttatacaatgTTTTCCTCCCAATTATTCATCTATATATATCCATAGAGCTGGAAGAACTGGGAGAgctaataaaaaaggaacaTCTTTGGTTTTATTCTCAGACGAAGATAGACATgatttgataaaaatagaaaaaagttGTGGTATCAAATTTAACATAGAAACATTACCAAATAACGAAGATGTTTTCTCATGTGCCTCTAATCTAGCATCTAAAAGAATTGATAGTGTGAATAAAAACGTCTTacctttttttcataaaactGCTCAAGATTTAATTGATAAATATAGCTCAATGAAAATTGACCAAATAGAATTGATATCCAGATGCTTATCTGTTATTACGAAAAAAGATCATATAAAAAGGAGATCTTTAATTAGCGGATTATATGAAATTGTTACTTTGTGTTTTATTAACAAAAGTAGAAAATGGAGAAATGAAGATGATATTATTTACTggattaataaaatttcaaGTGAATTAAATGttaatacatataataaaGTTCTCCAAGTAAAAATAGACAATAAAGATAAAACTTCATCatattttgatttaaatgaaaacttGGCACAATTATTTcttcaaaattttaataatatgtCCAAAAGTGAACATAGGGAAATGCTTGATTTATTCATTGCTCAAAAAATACCTGAGCATATAGACTTATCATATGATCAACCCTTTCGTAGATatcaaaataatagaaaaaattattcttataGAAAAAGGAGAtcttattattaa